Genomic DNA from Myxococcus guangdongensis:
CAGGCCCGGCATCACCGTCTTGCCCTTCACATCCACGACCTTCGCCCCGGCCGGCACCTGCACCTTGCCCACCGGGCCCACCGCGACGATGCGGTTGTTCTTCACCACCACCACGCCCTGCTCGAGCACCTCGTCACCCTTCATCGTGATGACGCGCCCACCCACCAACGCCAGCGTCCCCTCCGGCATGTCCGCCTTCACCGGGAACGACAGGTCCACGCCCTTCTCCGGCGCCGGCGGCAGCTTCTCCGGCGCCCCCTCCACGAAGGTGAACGCCTGCTTCAACTCCCGCGTGAAGAGCTCCGGCCCCAGCGCCCAGTGCAGCCCCTGGCTGTTGCCCGCCCAGTGCAGGTACTCGCCCGCGTCGCGGCTCACCTTCGCCACCGGCAACGCCTTCGCGTCCGGCCCCACCACCGCCGCCTTCGCCCCCTTGGGGAACGGCGTGATGAACGCGTTGAAGTTCTCCCGGAACGCCACCCACCGCTCGTCCGGAGACACCTTCAGCTCCGTCGCCTCCGCGCTCGTCACGTGCGTGCGCTCCTGGCTCCCGTCCAGACCCACGCTCTTCAACGAGCGCACGTCCTCCTTCTCCTTCGACTCCACATGCAGGAAGTACACGCGGTCCGAGCGCACACCGAAGTGCGGCTGCTCGCCATCCCGCGCCAACCTGCGCGGCGTGCCTCCCGCCACCGGCTGCACGAACAGGCCCGTCTCCCGGCTCCACTGTCCCGGCATCAGGTAGCCATCCCCCGACGCGCGATACACCAGGGACTTCCCATCCGGGCTCAGCGCCGGCTCCACGTAGTAGCCCGGCCGTGTCGACACCACCTTGCCCTCGCCACCCGTGGCCGACACCACGCGGATGGCGCCCAGCTTCTCGTCGTCCCACGTCGTGTAGACGATGGAGCGCCCGTCCCGCGAGAACGACGGGTAGAACTCCAGGTGGTCGTCCTGCTTCGTCAGCCGCTTCGGCGTGCCCCCCGGCAGCTCCTTCACGTAGAGCTTGCCCAGCGACTGGAACACCACCCGGTCCCCCTTCGGAGACACCTGCACCCAGCGCAGCATCTTCGTGTTGAAGCGCTCCGGCGCCACCGCCTGCGGCGAGCGCACCGCCTCGAAAATCGTGCGCGTGCCCTTCACCCGGAACGGGATGGGCGTCACCTGCTTCGTCGCCACGTCGATGCGCTGCAGCTTGCCGCCCGCCCAGAAGACAATCGCCTTGTCGTCACGCGTCCACGCCAGCGTCGGATACACGCCGTGGATGGCCCACGTCTCCTGCATGTCCCGGTCGAGCCCGTCGTACAGCGGGCGCTCCGCCCCCGAGGCCACGTCCGTGACGTAGAGCACCGTCTTCGTCCGCACCCGGCGGATGAACGCCAGCTGCTTGCCGTCCCGCGACGGCGTCGGACGGATGGAGCCTCCCGGCCCGGTGACGAAGGGGTCGATCTCCTTCGTCTCCACATCCAACCGCTGGATGGCGTAAATCTCGCCGTTGGGGTCCTTGTTGTATTCGAACGTCCGGCCCGGCGTGACGTCCTGGCTGAAGTAGACGTAGCGGCCATCCGGGGAGAACGCCGGCTCGCCCAGGTCCTTCTGCTCGTTGGCGCGCTCGGTGAGCTGCACGCCGTCGCCGCCGGAGCGGTGATACATCCACACCTCGCCCGCGCCCAGCGAGCGGCGCGCGGTGAAGTGCTTGCGCGCGACGATGAACTGTCCATCCGGGCTCCACGCGGGGCTGTTGAGCAGGCGGAACTTCTCCTGCGTCACCGCCTTCACGTCCGAGCCATCCCGCTTCATCACCCAGATGTTGTCGCCCCCGCCCCTGTCACTGGTGAAGGCGATGGACTTCCCATCCGGGCTGAAGCGCGGCTGCATGTCCCAGGACACCCCCGAGGTCAGCGCCTTCGCCTCGCCGCCCGCCAGCGGCAGCACGTAGATGTCGCCGAGCAAATCGAAGACGAGCTCATCCCCGGTGGGGCTCACGTCCACGTTCATCCACGTCCCTTCCGAGACGTCGATGGACACCTGCTTCGCCGGGAACCCGGGAGCGTCCACCTTCCACGCGTCCTTGTCCTTGTCGGCCTTGGCGGACTCGGTGTCGGACGGGGCGTTGGGGTCCACCTCCACGGCGCGGCCGGCCTCACGGGCGGCGTCATCCTTCTTCACCGGGATGGGGGGCGTCGGGTCCTGCCGGGCGGCGGGGGGCGTCTGCGCGGGCTGCGCGGCGAGGAGCGCGCCCGGAACGAGCAACAGGGCGCAGAGAGCAGAGGTCAGTCTTTTCACCAGAGGTCCTCGTGTTGGGGGACTGTGCGAGACAGGGCCGTGCGGGGCGCCACACTATCCGGCTCCCCGGGGACACGCTCGGCGCGACGTGAACAGGGGGACAGGCGGGCCTCTTCCTGAGCGGCCGCGGTGGGCTCGACGCGATTCGTCACGCGCCATCCGGAGGTGTTTCTGTTATCCGCATCCCATGTCGGACGACTTCAAGCTCCCTGAAGACAAGGCCGGGCGGATGGAGCGCTGCTCCCTGTTCTACTCGGACATCGTTCCCCACAACCACGCGCTGGGTCTGAGGCTCGTGGACGTGGCTCCCACCGAGGCCACCGTCGAGCTGCCCTACGCGGACTTCCTCGTCGGCAACCCGGAGACGGGCGTCATCGCCGGCGGTCCGGTGACGACGCTCATCGACGCCACGTGCGGCACCTCCGTCATGCTCCGGCTGGGTCGCATGGTCCCCATGGTGACGCTGGACCTGCGCATCGACTACCTGCGCCCCGCGCGCCCCGGTGTCTCGCTCACCGCCGTGGCCGAGTGCTACCGCACCACGCGCCAGGTCGCCTTCGTCCGCGCGCTGGTGCACCAGGGCGACAAGAACCACCCGGTGGCCTCCGCGCAGGGCACCTTCATGCTGACGGAGGAGTGACATCCATGAGCGACACCAAGCCCTCCTCCGCCATCGCCGAGCTGGTCCTCGACGTGCGCAAGACGCGCGAGTACAGCCGCCTCACCGACGCCATCCCCTACACGCGCTTCATGGGCATCGGCGTGGAGAACCTGGCCGGCGAGATGATGTGCCGCATGCGCTACCAGCCCATGCTCATCGGCAACAGCTTCCTGCCCGCGCTGCACGGCGGCACCCTGGGCGCGCTGCTGGAGTCCGCCTCCATCTTCGAGCTGCTCTTGAAGACGGAGACGCCGCGCGTGCCCAAGGTCATCTCGCTCACGGTGGACTTCCTGCGCTCGGGCAAGCCGCAGGACACCTTCGCGCGCGCCATCATCACCCGGCAGGGCCGCCGCGTGGCCAACGTGCGCGTCGACGCCTGGCAGGACGACCGCACCCGCCCCATCGCCAGCGCGCACGCACTGTTCCTGCTCGCCGAGCCCTGACACCAGCCTTCGTCCGTCCGTCCGTCGTGCCCTGGCCGCGCCTGCTTTGTCGTCGCCACCTTCGAGAGGTTCGGTTTCGCACTTCTCGGAGGCAGGCGATGAAGCGATGGAGCGGTTGGATGCTGATCGGCTCGCTGGTGCTGGGCGGCGCCGCGGGCGCGCAGGATGACGACGTCGCGACCCAGAATGGCACCGGTGACAGTCAGGGCATGATTCGCATGGGCGAGTCGGAGGCCATCGACCACGGCGAGGACCTTCAGAAGCTGGGGGACGCACAGCCCGGCACGGGTGGCTCGGGACAGGGTGACGCCCAGGCCGCGAAGTGGATGCAGCAGGGCCTGTTGCCCGTGCCCACCGAGGAGAAGGCGTTCCTCGCGGAGCTGCACCAGGCGAACCAGATGGAGGTCCAGATGGGACGGCTCGCCCAGAAGAACGGCGCGTCCCAGGCGGTGAAGGACTTCGGCGCGCGCATGGAGCGCGAGCACGGCCAGGCGGACGAGAACCTGCTGGCGTATGCGAAGTCGAAGAACCTCACGCTCGAGGAGCCCAAGGCGGACTCCACGCTCGCCCAGGCGATGCAGGCGTCCGAGCACGCGACGATGAAGAAGCTGGAGGCGCTCCAGGGCACCCCGTTCGACCGCGCGTACCTGGCCGACATGGTGGGGGACCACGACGTGTACATCGCCAAGGTGATGGCCGCGCAGCAGCAGTTCGCGAGCAACACGTCGCTGAAGGCGCTGCTCGACAACCTGCTGCCCCAGCTCCAGCAACATCGTCAGGCCGCGTACCGGCTGCTCGGACAGGAGACGCCGCGTCAGGCGAGGCAGGCCCCTCGCGGTGCTCGCTGAGTGCCGCCGCTCTCAGGACACAGGCGCACTGAACGCCCTTTTCTTAAATCAACTCAGTTAAATTCCCAGGCCTGCAATAGTGGCTTTGAGGCTTGGCACAGAGGGCAGGTCTCAGTGCCAGGCTTATAGGTTTCCCATAACGAAGCCATCAACCATCCTCCCTTCAACTTCAGCTCCTGAAGTTTATGCTCCACCTCGGGTTCGCGGGTGGCAGCGAAAGCCAGGATGCCTCGAACATTCGCTCCCTGGTCACGTGCAAGTTGGACCAAGCACTTCATGGAGGATCCTGTCGTCGCGACGTCATTGACGACAACCACATCCATTCCACTCGACAGACCACCCGCGCCAAGGCTTGCCAGCGGACGGCGTCGCTCGTCAACTCGGGTCACAGCCAGCGACGAATTACCAGCCTGACGCGCAATTTCGTATCCAAGAAGATATCCTGCGGATTCAGGACATAGGATAGTGGCATTCTCAACTGAGAATTGTGAGCAAGCAATGAGTCTCCGCGCAGCCTCCTGAACGAGAACCGGCTCCCAACCGACTTGCGAGAAACGCAGGAAGTACTGACTGTGAGCGCCTGCCTGGAGCTCGAAATGACCATCCAAGACAGCCCCTGATTGCTCAAGAAGCTTGAGCACAGCATCCGTCTCTTCAGCGGGCCTAACGAGTACGAGCTTGCTCAGTTGCTTTCTATCGCGAACCTTCACGACGGCGCCCCGGTAGAGGCTCTGATTTCAGCAGGGACCTGTTCGTGGTGCATCAAGCTCTGCAACGAAGAGAATCCTTCGGGTAGCAATCCAGTCGCGCCATCCAAGCAGATACGTTGATGCGCTCCACGGATGAGTGGGCGCATTGACTCCATCTCCGCATCAGTCTTGCAAAGCGCGAGACTCTCATAGACAAGCGAGTAAGAATCCTCATCATCCAGTTCCAAGCCGACATCAAGGTCCCCATCATCTATCAACCTATGCCTTGGATAGGGATGAGAGCCTTGCTTCAAGAACATCATCCACGTACTGCGAGAGAGATCTGAGGCTCTGAAAAGGACCAGATGCTCATCCACTGGTGGGATCTTCTTTCGCAACTGCGCGAAGAAACTCGGCTCCTCTTTTGTGCTCAGTGCATTCTCCAACTGCTCCTTCATTTGCGTCGATGTCGCTTCCAGGGCGGTGAGATACAATCCGTTGCGTTGACTAAGCAATCCCCATTGTCTCCCCTCCTCTGCCAGCCGATGACTCAATACAGATGAGTCTATGCCCGTGCCAGCCAGAATCCCCCGACAGAAGGCATGAAAGCTCTGCTGGAACACTTGGCGCTCCATCGCCAGACGCGCGAAGAACGCCACTGAGGCAGCCACTATCCGCTCTGCCACTTCTGGCAGGTCCTTGCCGAGCCGCTTCGCGACGCGCTGGCCTCTGAGTGTGAGCCGGTATGGTCGCTCTCGACCATCCAACCCTTCATATGCATAGAGGTGGACCAATCCCGCATCTCGCATCTCGTGAAGCCGTTTCGAAATAGAGGTCGGGTGCTTACCCGTGCGTGTCGCGAGTTCTCCGGAAAGGATGGGGCCCTCCTGGAGGACACGGAGTAAAGGCTTCCAACCGTCCTTGCGAGCCAATTGCTCGACCTGCGCCTCTTCGTGCAGGGGCGCCAAGCTGGCCTCGTAGGCCGCTGTGAGGTCTGCAAGGGCACCAAAGTACCCCTTCACTTCGTCGGAAGCGGTCGAGGTATCGAGGTCAGCGAGAGCGACCCGAATTTCACTCAGACTGGAAGATTCTTGACGACAGAACGCATCGCCAAGGTCTCGAGCCAAACGACGCCAATCCTCCATCTGAGTGGGTCGTGTGCGAACCCCCCTCAGCATCTTCTCGACGAACATGAGTCCCCCTGGGCGCGGGAACACTGGCTACCAACTATATAGAAAACAAGCCGGAAACTATCTAGCAAATATCGGACGGGGTCAAGTCGACACTCAGTAGTACGGGCGGGCAGGCATCTTTACGACGCACCACGTAGGTAGGGACTTTGCGCAATGGTCTAGAGAGAAGCCCAAGAATCTCATTGGCTCCAGACGGCCCAACCGTGTTGGCCACCAGCACACAACTCTGTCGCAGGTCGGTAAGGGCGCTTGACAGCTTCTCGAATACAAGTCCATTCGGGGACAGCGCCGCAACGCAGACGAATCCCACCCGAAAGTCCTGCAGCAACCGCAAGGTATCGTCGTGCAGGAAATCTTTGCAAATCAAGAACGTGCGTGCCTGAGCACCACTCATCTGAAGAGTGAGCATTCTGGGAGAGACATTGATGCGCTCTTCACGCCTAACCTCAACTAGGCGCCCATCGTCGTCCTTGTCATCCACGAATGAGAAGGGGTTGAACTTAAAGTGAACGGTCTCGCGTCCTCCGCGCAGGAAAATCACACATCGATTGCGCCGCTTCAGGCCCTCGTTGTCCGACAAGGAGACATGCTGACTACCCGCGACGACTAATCTCAGATGATGAGCTTTGGAGCGAAACCAACCCCGAACCGCGTCAACGCCCATCGCATCAAGCGACAACTCCGGAAAGACCATCAAGGCCAATCCTTCGCGCTCTCCCTCTTCCAGCAAATCCAGAACCCTTTTCTCCTGAAGGGCCCTGTCCTTGGGACGCACATTAAAGAAAAGCTTCTTTCCCTCGACTGTTTCCCTATCCCATTGCAGTTCCTCCAGCGGATTCGCATTTGGCAACCCAATGCCGAGGCGGACCTTCTTCTTCAGGAACACGAAGCTATCTTCGAGTTGCCAATCCATCCGAACTTGAATTCCCCTCATGTCTTTGGGCGAAAGTTCAAGGTGGTTCAAGGCATCGAGTTTCTTCCCAGACCGGCTCTCATTGCTGGGAACGAGTCCTGACCTCCCAAAGAGCGTAGTCATCTCATCAGGGTCAACAGGGAAGACTTCTTCCTCGCCAATATCGAGAACGCGTCCACGAAAGCACTGGGCGAACCGATGCCCCATCGCTTCATCCAACCCTTCGGCTACAGCACGCGCGGCCACAACCGTACAGGCCATCTGCTCGCTGACTCGAGCCAGGATCTTCGATAGCCAAGCAACGTCGTCTGCGAATACCACTTCAAGCCGACGCTTTTCGTCATACTCCATCGCGACCTCACGGGTCGCTTCGCTCATCTGACTAATAACCCGGGGTGCGTCCATGCCATCTAGGATCGCCACAAGTTCGGCAAGCCCTCGACGACACGCGCGCAACAGAACCTGCGCCAACTCAACAACAGTTTTCCCCTCGCATGCGCGGATGCCGTCCAACAGACTCCCCAACTGCACTTCCCACTTCGCTTGCTCTTTAGGTCCTCCCCCCACGACAGTCTCCTTTCCGCACAACGCCACGCGCTGATGCGCCTATCGACCTGCCTACTCCACTAACGATATCCGAAATCCTGCCAACATCTTCATGGATAGGGAATGGTCAGGATCCCGATTCAGAGTGTGCCCATGCAGGGGTCGAAGCCACCCACCCAGGTGCTTGCCAATCCCTTAAAACCAGACTTGTCTAGGACCTTTCAGCACCCTGCTACCCCAGCTCCAGCAACATCGTCAGGCCGCGTACCGGCTGCTCGGACAGGAGACACCGCGTCAGGCGAGGCAGGCCCCTCGCGGTGCTCGCTGAGTGACGGGCGCTCAGTCGCGGGTGATGGACACGGTGTAGAGGTGTCGCTCGCCGTCGCGGGTCCACACCAACAGGTGGCCCGCGCCGACCTGCAGCGGCGTGAGCAGCAACGCGCCGGGCTCCGACTTGATGTCAACCAGGTCCGTGCTGCCGATGGCGATGCGCGAGAGGCCCTCGATTCGCAGCTCGAGCGGCGTGCCCAGCACCATGGGGAAGAACGTGTTGCCGCCCGTCCGCCGCGCATCCTCGACCTGCTCCATGAAGGTCGCGTCCTGCACCGATGGTGGCGGCTCCGTGCCGGGCTGCCACCAGAAGGCCCCGGCCCCGACCAGGAGCCCCACGCACAGCACCGCGGCCCAACCCAGCCACGCCCTCTGGCGTGGTGTCTGCATCGAGAGCGCCTGGAGCAGCGCCTCCATCGAGGGATGACGGGCCTCGGGCTCACTCGCGAGCCCCTTCGCCAAGGCCGCGCGCACGTGGCCCGTCAGCCGGGGCGGCTTCTTCACCGGCGCGCCGTGCTTCGTCGGTTGTCCGGGCCGCGCGCCGTACAGCGCTTCATGCAGCGCGACGCAGAAGCTGAACTGGTCGCTCCTCGCGTCCACGGGTTGTCCGCGACGCTGCTCGGGTGACATGTACGCGGGGGTTCCTGGTGCGATGCCCTCGCGGGTGAGCGCCGTCTCCTCCGCGTCCACGCCGAGCGGCGCGGCGATGAGCGAGTCGTCCGCCGTGGGACCCGTCACCACCGTCTCCCGCCACTTCCTCGCGAGCCCGAAGTCCGTGACCCGCGGACGGCCGTCCCGGCCCACCAACACGTTGGCGGGCTTGAAGTCCCGGTGCACCAGTCCTCGCTGATGCGCGGCGACCAGCCCCTGTCCCGCCGCGTGGAACATCTCCAGCACCTCGCGCCAGGGACGCTCCTTCTCACGCAGCCAGCCCGCGAGCGTCGGACCCTCCACCCACTCCATCGCCAGGAAGTCCCGCCCCTCCGCCGAGCCGAGTTCGAAGATGGGCAACACATTGGGATGGGACAGCCGCGCCATCGCCTGCGCCTCGCGCAACAGTCGGGCGCGGCTCTCCGCCTCGACGCCCTCGCCCATGGGACGCAGGAGCTTCACCGCCACCTTGCGTCCCAGCCTCGGGTCCTCCGCCGCGTACACCACGCCCATGCCGCCCTCGCCCAACAGCTCGCGCAGGACGTAGCTCCCCAGCCTCGTGCCCTCCAACAACCGCGCTCCGGAGGACGGGCGCGAG
This window encodes:
- a CDS encoding amidohydrolase family protein — its product is MKRLTSALCALLLVPGALLAAQPAQTPPAARQDPTPPIPVKKDDAAREAGRAVEVDPNAPSDTESAKADKDKDAWKVDAPGFPAKQVSIDVSEGTWMNVDVSPTGDELVFDLLGDIYVLPLAGGEAKALTSGVSWDMQPRFSPDGKSIAFTSDRGGGDNIWVMKRDGSDVKAVTQEKFRLLNSPAWSPDGQFIVARKHFTARRSLGAGEVWMYHRSGGDGVQLTERANEQKDLGEPAFSPDGRYVYFSQDVTPGRTFEYNKDPNGEIYAIQRLDVETKEIDPFVTGPGGSIRPTPSRDGKQLAFIRRVRTKTVLYVTDVASGAERPLYDGLDRDMQETWAIHGVYPTLAWTRDDKAIVFWAGGKLQRIDVATKQVTPIPFRVKGTRTIFEAVRSPQAVAPERFNTKMLRWVQVSPKGDRVVFQSLGKLYVKELPGGTPKRLTKQDDHLEFYPSFSRDGRSIVYTTWDDEKLGAIRVVSATGGEGKVVSTRPGYYVEPALSPDGKSLVYRASGDGYLMPGQWSRETGLFVQPVAGGTPRRLARDGEQPHFGVRSDRVYFLHVESKEKEDVRSLKSVGLDGSQERTHVTSAEATELKVSPDERWVAFRENFNAFITPFPKGAKAAVVGPDAKALPVAKVSRDAGEYLHWAGNSQGLHWALGPELFTRELKQAFTFVEGAPEKLPPAPEKGVDLSFPVKADMPEGTLALVGGRVITMKGDEVLEQGVVVVKNNRIVAVGPVGKVQVPAGAKVVDVKGKTVMPGLVDVHWHGAMGVDGLMPEQSWVQAASLSYGVTTLHDPSNASEEVFAASELGKAGALVSPRIFSTGTILYGAAGVGYRAPIETLDDARSHLRRMKAMGAFSVKSYNQPRRDQRQKVLQAARELDMLVVPEGGSLLQHNLTMVVDGHTGVEHAIPVARIYADVKQLWGKSGTGYTPTLGVAYGGNWGENYWYQKTNVWEDERLLSFVPRRVVDSRSRRRMMVPDDELNHVDAARTARELNEAGVNVQLGAHGQREGLAAHWELSMFGQGGMKPLQALRAGTLGGARYLGMDGEIGSLEEGKLADLVVLDRNPLEDLMNSRSVRYTMVNGRLYDAATLNEVGTRQRQRAKFFFEKDGNEGWSPKASAHTHTHSCD
- a CDS encoding PaaI family thioesterase, encoding MSDDFKLPEDKAGRMERCSLFYSDIVPHNHALGLRLVDVAPTEATVELPYADFLVGNPETGVIAGGPVTTLIDATCGTSVMLRLGRMVPMVTLDLRIDYLRPARPGVSLTAVAECYRTTRQVAFVRALVHQGDKNHPVASAQGTFMLTEE
- a CDS encoding PaaI family thioesterase; protein product: MSDTKPSSAIAELVLDVRKTREYSRLTDAIPYTRFMGIGVENLAGEMMCRMRYQPMLIGNSFLPALHGGTLGALLESASIFELLLKTETPRVPKVISLTVDFLRSGKPQDTFARAIITRQGRRVANVRVDAWQDDRTRPIASAHALFLLAEP
- a CDS encoding DUF4142 domain-containing protein, which produces MKRWSGWMLIGSLVLGGAAGAQDDDVATQNGTGDSQGMIRMGESEAIDHGEDLQKLGDAQPGTGGSGQGDAQAAKWMQQGLLPVPTEEKAFLAELHQANQMEVQMGRLAQKNGASQAVKDFGARMEREHGQADENLLAYAKSKNLTLEEPKADSTLAQAMQASEHATMKKLEALQGTPFDRAYLADMVGDHDVYIAKVMAAQQQFASNTSLKALLDNLLPQLQQHRQAAYRLLGQETPRQARQAPRGAR
- a CDS encoding phosphoribosyltransferase family protein; the encoded protein is MLKLLEQSGAVLDGHFELQAGAHSQYFLRFSQVGWEPVLVQEAARRLIACSQFSVENATILCPESAGYLLGYEIARQAGNSSLAVTRVDERRRPLASLGAGGLSSGMDVVVVNDVATTGSSMKCLVQLARDQGANVRGILAFAATREPEVEHKLQELKLKGGWLMASLWETYKPGTETCPLCQASKPLLQAWEFN
- a CDS encoding winged helix-turn-helix domain-containing protein; translated protein: MFVEKMLRGVRTRPTQMEDWRRLARDLGDAFCRQESSSLSEIRVALADLDTSTASDEVKGYFGALADLTAAYEASLAPLHEEAQVEQLARKDGWKPLLRVLQEGPILSGELATRTGKHPTSISKRLHEMRDAGLVHLYAYEGLDGRERPYRLTLRGQRVAKRLGKDLPEVAERIVAASVAFFARLAMERQVFQQSFHAFCRGILAGTGIDSSVLSHRLAEEGRQWGLLSQRNGLYLTALEATSTQMKEQLENALSTKEEPSFFAQLRKKIPPVDEHLVLFRASDLSRSTWMMFLKQGSHPYPRHRLIDDGDLDVGLELDDEDSYSLVYESLALCKTDAEMESMRPLIRGAHQRICLDGATGLLPEGFSSLQSLMHHEQVPAEIRASTGAPS
- a CDS encoding carbon-nitrogen hydrolase family protein, with the translated sequence MGGGPKEQAKWEVQLGSLLDGIRACEGKTVVELAQVLLRACRRGLAELVAILDGMDAPRVISQMSEATREVAMEYDEKRRLEVVFADDVAWLSKILARVSEQMACTVVAARAVAEGLDEAMGHRFAQCFRGRVLDIGEEEVFPVDPDEMTTLFGRSGLVPSNESRSGKKLDALNHLELSPKDMRGIQVRMDWQLEDSFVFLKKKVRLGIGLPNANPLEELQWDRETVEGKKLFFNVRPKDRALQEKRVLDLLEEGEREGLALMVFPELSLDAMGVDAVRGWFRSKAHHLRLVVAGSQHVSLSDNEGLKRRNRCVIFLRGGRETVHFKFNPFSFVDDKDDDGRLVEVRREERINVSPRMLTLQMSGAQARTFLICKDFLHDDTLRLLQDFRVGFVCVAALSPNGLVFEKLSSALTDLRQSCVLVANTVGPSGANEILGLLSRPLRKVPTYVVRRKDACPPVLLSVDLTPSDIC
- a CDS encoding protein kinase domain-containing protein translates to MTPPVPPMPEVCPDENVLAGFVSGVLSGARVPEVAAHLDSCEDCRALVAVVAAEASSPDAGSLTRPDSEEQSTQGSRPSSGARLLEGTRLGSYVLRELLGEGGMGVVYAAEDPRLGRKVAVKLLRPMGEGVEAESRARLLREAQAMARLSHPNVLPIFELGSAEGRDFLAMEWVEGPTLAGWLREKERPWREVLEMFHAAGQGLVAAHQRGLVHRDFKPANVLVGRDGRPRVTDFGLARKWRETVVTGPTADDSLIAAPLGVDAEETALTREGIAPGTPAYMSPEQRRGQPVDARSDQFSFCVALHEALYGARPGQPTKHGAPVKKPPRLTGHVRAALAKGLASEPEARHPSMEALLQALSMQTPRQRAWLGWAAVLCVGLLVGAGAFWWQPGTEPPPSVQDATFMEQVEDARRTGGNTFFPMVLGTPLELRIEGLSRIAIGSTDLVDIKSEPGALLLTPLQVGAGHLLVWTRDGERHLYTVSITRD